In Prionailurus viverrinus isolate Anna chromosome D1, UM_Priviv_1.0, whole genome shotgun sequence, the DNA window AGGCTTTACTCAGAGTGGGAAATATAGTTACTGGTAACTCAAGGTGGAGTTTATAGAACAGCCACATAGAAATATGGGCAGAGAAGAAGAAGTCTTTATGGAGGCCCAGGGAAACTTAAGTCCAGTTGAATTTTTAACACCGGGAACAGTGACTTCACCAATCTGACCAATGTTTGAACTTTGTCTTTTGGGACTTCTCCATGTGTggaattaatttaatttcattcatttcatttctagagattttttaaaatgtttattgatttttgagagaaagagagagggagagggggggggaggcagagagagagggagacacagaatctgaagaagactccaggctctgaggtgtcagcacagagcccgatgtggggctcgaactcacaaaccgtgaaatcatgacctgagctgaagccggacacttaaccaactgagccacccaggcgcccctcattcatttcattttttaccaAAGAAAAAAGTCCTGAGTAAATGAGACTGAATGGGAAGAGTTGGAAAGTTTCTGAAAAGGAGCTAAAGCAACTCTTCTTTGGCTTCTCTGAATATTAGTTTTCTACTTATTCCATAACACATTACCACAATGTAGTGGCTTATAATATACATAGTTACTATCTTACAGTTCTTAAATTCAGAAGTCCCAGAAGACtggtctaaaatcaaggtgtcagcaagtcTGCCTCCCTTTCTGAAGACTCTAGGGAAAATTCTGTTCCATTGCCTTTCCATCTTCTAGAGGCTACCCACATTTCTTGGCTCTTGGtccccttccttcatcttcacCAGTTGAGCTGAGTCTTTCTCATGCTGCTATCTCTCTGGTTCTCTGCAGCTGGGAAAATTTCTTGTTTTAAGGACTCATAAGATTAGATGTGGCCTACTTtggtaatccaggataatctccacatcttgagatccttaacgTTAATAACATCTGtgaagtctcttttgccatgcaAGCTAACATATTCACACATTTCAAGAATTAGGATGTGCACATCCTGGGAGACCCCTATTCTGTTTACCATAGTGGGTCTTTCTAAAGTTCTTTGGCAGCCAGAGTAACTTCTCCTTCCATCATCTGCTGCAAGCTCAGTCCTTTTAGTACCCACAGACTCCCAAGAATGCAGAAGGGCAGAGCATTAAAGAGTACTTTAAAGGTACTTAAAGAGTACCTTTCATTCTCTGTCCCATATCATGCATGTAGAAAAATTAGGTCCCAAAGAGCATTATGTGTAAATTACAACAATTTAAGATCAAAattaagatacacacacatatacacacatctgCATGTCTGTGTTTATGAACAGCCATTAGGTCACATTTGTGCTTGCTAACATTACCTGTTTGGTTCATTACCCACGTGAATGTACAATATAAAATTCTCCCTTAGCAAAGAAGCAAGTCAGCTAACTCCTTGATGTTTCCAGATGAATTATATTCCTATTGGGTGCAGGTGTTggttgaagtttttcttttcctttctcctaagtaTTTTAGCATATGGTGATCACTAATAGGAATTATTGCCTCATGGAGTAGGACCATCAATTTCTGTATCAGACTGTGATACAGAATACTAATGTGATACTAGACATGAGTGTATTAGAATAATATTTAAGTCACTCCCTCTTATGGCTACCATCTCAATACTTATTGCTACTGATTCTAATTGAAGCTGTTTGACTTAATGAGTTCTTCTGTTTTTGTGCAGACCTTCGTTCCACTATGTCACTGTTCAACCAAACTATTCATAACCATCAGACCTTTACCCTGATTGGGATTCCAGGAATGCCAGAGAAAGACTTCTGGATGGCCTTGCCCCTCTGCCTTCTTTACAGTACCACATTCCTAGGTAATTTCATTATCCTTGTTGTCATAAAGGTTGAGCGAAGTCTCCATGAACCCATGTATTATTTTCTGGCTATGCTAGCTGCCACTGACCTTAGCCTTTCATTATCTTCCATGCCCACCATGATAAGTGTTCACTTGTTTGACTGGCGCTCAGTAACCCTTGATGTCTGCATCACTCAGATGTTCTTTATCCACAACTTTGGAGGAGTGGAATCAGGTGTTCTGGTCGCCATGGCCTTTGATCGCTTTGTGGCTATTCGCTTCCCTTTGCGCTATGCTACCATTCTCACTCATGGAGTCATCATCAAAATTGGAGCAGCAGTCCTGCTACGGAGTGTGAGTGTAGTGCTCCCTGTGCCTTTCCTCATCAAAAGGCTACCTTTCTGCCACTCCAATGTCCTTTCCCACGCATACTGCCTCCATCAGGATGCCATGAGGCTTGCCTGTGCTGACACCCATGTCAATAGCATCTATGGTCTGCTGGCTGTGATCTTCACCATTGTACTAGATGCCTTGATCCTTTTGATTTCTTACTTTCTAATCCTCCAGGAAGTACTGGGCATTGCTTCCAGAGAAGAGAGACTTAAGGCTCTTAATACCTGCTTCTCTCATATCTGTGCAGTACTGCTCTTCTATGTGCCTCTCATTGGCATGACTCTGATTCACCGCTTTGGGAAGCATTTGTCACCAATAATACACACACTTATGGCCAATATCTACCTgctgctccctcctctgctcaatcCTGTTGTGTACAGTGTTAGGACCAAGCAGATCCGGCAGCGGATTGTCCGAGCATTCTGTGGGAACAGGATTGGCCATTAATGGCATCTATGAGTTCTGTGCAAATGCAGTCAAGTCAGGGAAGGGTATCTAATGCGGTACTGTCCAATAGAATTTCCTGCAGTGATGGAAATCTCTGTTATTTAATGCATAACCACTAGCCACACATAGCTATTGAGCATTTGAAACTTTGATAGTACAACCAAGGAACTgaatttgttacttttatttaattttaattaattgaaatataaatgcaaatggTCACATGTAGCTAGTAGCTACTGTATTGAACAGTACAAATATAATGAGTTATCATATGCCCTTGCATAATGGTTTTGATGAAAGCAATAATTTATCTTAAGTAACCtgataaaaatatgcattttcctttcttaaaatggTATATAACAGCTTACCAACATCctgaaaagttttatttctttaagtaatctctataccccatgtggggcttgaactcacaaccctgagatcaagagtcacatgctcttctgactgagccagccaatcACTCCACAGCTtatgaacatttatataaataaatgtataaataaataatactaaataaattTACTATCGGTTTTAATAAACTTTTGACAAATGGGTAGAATCATGTAACAACCACTGAcaccaaaatacagaaaattcacATCACTCTCCAAAATTCCCTCATGCCACCTCTTTGTCGTCAACCCCTCTATCCATACCCACTCACTCCTGGCAAGAACTGATTTATTCTCCATGCTTATAATTCTCCTTTCTCCAGGGTATCTTGGACCCTGCAGTATGTAGTCTCCCATGTCTGACttcttagcataatgcatttgagattcattcatgttgtagtatgtattggttgtttcttcctttttattgctgaacacTATTCCATTATATGTCATTAacaatcttttaaagaaaaattcccaGATTATTTTTGCTCCATTATAA includes these proteins:
- the LOC125177121 gene encoding olfactory receptor 51H1-like — its product is MSLFNQTIHNHQTFTLIGIPGMPEKDFWMALPLCLLYSTTFLGNFIILVVIKVERSLHEPMYYFLAMLAATDLSLSLSSMPTMISVHLFDWRSVTLDVCITQMFFIHNFGGVESGVLVAMAFDRFVAIRFPLRYATILTHGVIIKIGAAVLLRSVSVVLPVPFLIKRLPFCHSNVLSHAYCLHQDAMRLACADTHVNSIYGLLAVIFTIVLDALILLISYFLILQEVLGIASREERLKALNTCFSHICAVLLFYVPLIGMTLIHRFGKHLSPIIHTLMANIYLLLPPLLNPVVYSVRTKQIRQRIVRAFCGNRIGH